The uncultured Cohaesibacter sp. genome window below encodes:
- a CDS encoding TRAP transporter small permease yields MRDTHTSGPASAGPVFDLIASLTKWITGFVLVALVCLVFSETLLRGLANISLGFVEEVTGYFVVTLTFLGAALALRSETLFQVHFLFDAVPDGAQVWMKRFFVIVSLVVCGILAIKTQDLVLSSLTRGKFAPTVLHTPLWIPQTIMPFGFSLIGIFLFEKLLLGRRKKEERN; encoded by the coding sequence ATGCGGGACACTCACACTTCAGGGCCGGCTTCGGCTGGCCCTGTCTTCGATCTGATTGCCAGTCTGACAAAGTGGATCACGGGATTTGTCCTGGTTGCTCTGGTCTGTCTGGTGTTCAGCGAAACCCTGCTGCGGGGGCTGGCCAATATCTCTCTGGGCTTCGTGGAAGAAGTCACCGGCTATTTTGTCGTCACATTGACGTTTCTGGGAGCAGCCCTTGCGTTGCGCTCCGAGACCCTGTTTCAGGTCCATTTTCTGTTCGACGCCGTGCCTGATGGCGCTCAGGTCTGGATGAAACGCTTTTTCGTGATCGTCTCACTGGTCGTATGTGGGATTCTGGCGATCAAGACACAGGATCTGGTGCTCAGTTCGCTGACGCGCGGCAAGTTTGCCCCGACGGTCCTGCACACTCCTCTCTGGATTCCCCAGACGATCATGCCCTTCGGCTTTTCCCTGATTGGCATCTTTCTGTTTGAAAAACTGCTCCTTGGTCGGCGCAAGAAAGAGGAGCGGAACTGA
- a CDS encoding TRAP transporter large permease has product MDAILAFGLLIGLILGGMWVQFAVAGAGLFYVWLLKGFSGWKALGIVSWGAANSFTIAAIPLFVLMAEILLCSGLSTRLYNGVAPFIRRLPGGLLHTNIAGSGIFAAISGGSAPTAAAMSTVALPELSARGYDKRLVAGSLAAGGTLGILIPPSITMIIYSTFTETSIARLFAAGLLPGILLAMLYMSFIMVRVLINPKLAPKQTERASSDEIVRSFFDIFPFLLLIFIVLGSIYGGLATPTEAGAVGVIGATLIAALYKRLSRELLATALKRTVTMSGNILFIVFCSMIFAYATALSGIGESLVAVLQDANVSRFAFLIIIMVFFAILGCFMEGLGMIAIIVPVIFPALQALGIDPIWFGVFVVILVELGQITPPLGVILFVVASSSKEVKVEDVILGTIPFFGIILLFLLLLIAFPQIALFLPTLTLG; this is encoded by the coding sequence ATGGACGCAATTCTTGCCTTTGGCCTGTTGATCGGCCTCATCCTTGGCGGCATGTGGGTCCAGTTCGCTGTCGCCGGTGCAGGTCTGTTCTATGTCTGGCTGCTGAAAGGCTTTTCCGGGTGGAAAGCCCTTGGGATTGTCAGTTGGGGCGCGGCCAACAGCTTCACCATTGCCGCTATTCCGCTGTTTGTCCTGATGGCGGAAATCCTGCTGTGTTCAGGCCTGAGCACGCGCCTCTACAACGGTGTGGCCCCGTTCATTCGGAGACTGCCGGGAGGCCTGCTTCACACCAACATCGCCGGTAGCGGAATTTTCGCGGCCATTTCCGGCGGCAGTGCGCCAACGGCGGCAGCGATGTCAACGGTCGCGCTGCCGGAGCTTTCCGCAAGGGGGTATGACAAGCGTCTTGTCGCCGGGTCGCTGGCTGCGGGCGGAACGCTGGGTATTCTCATCCCGCCATCGATCACGATGATCATCTATTCGACCTTCACCGAAACGTCGATCGCGCGGCTGTTTGCGGCGGGCCTTCTGCCCGGCATCCTGCTCGCCATGCTCTACATGAGCTTCATCATGGTGCGAGTTCTGATCAACCCGAAGCTGGCACCAAAACAGACCGAACGTGCCTCCTCTGACGAGATTGTCCGCTCCTTCTTCGACATTTTTCCGTTCCTGTTGCTGATCTTCATCGTGCTTGGAAGCATCTATGGCGGTCTGGCAACGCCAACAGAAGCAGGAGCCGTTGGCGTGATCGGGGCCACCCTGATCGCCGCGCTCTACAAACGGCTCAGCCGGGAGCTGCTTGCAACAGCCCTCAAACGCACGGTGACAATGAGCGGCAATATTCTGTTCATCGTCTTCTGCTCCATGATCTTTGCCTATGCCACGGCCCTGTCCGGCATTGGCGAGAGCCTTGTGGCCGTGCTGCAGGATGCCAACGTATCGCGTTTTGCCTTCCTGATCATCATCATGGTGTTCTTTGCCATTCTGGGCTGCTTCATGGAAGGGCTTGGCATGATCGCGATCATCGTACCGGTGATCTTTCCTGCCCTTCAGGCTCTGGGCATCGACCCGATCTGGTTCGGCGTGTTTGTGGTGATTCTTGTCGAGCTTGGCCAGATCACACCACCGCTCGGGGTCATCCTGTTCGTGGTGGCCAGTTCCTCAAAGGAGGTGAAGGTGGAAGACGTCATTCTTGGGACGATTCCGTTCTTCGGCATTATTCTGCTGTTCCTGTTGCTGCTGATCGCCTTCCCGCAGATCGCGCTGTTCCTTCCAACTTTGACATTGGGCTGA
- a CDS encoding tripartite tricarboxylate transporter substrate binding protein produces the protein MFSKSLKTAAVFSALVVAAILPVKAADFPTRGIEFVAGYGPGGGHDTMLRSMAKIIRETKLVDASINVVNKPGGGGATSLGYLSSHAGDGHYLMAATSSFITTPLTADVGLSYKDFTPIARLGIDPTLLVVPSSSPIKSLDDIKNAGRVLNVAGGGRGQIEHIATIMVSEAMGVKLNFIPFQGDGEVASALLGGQVDFAMINPGAVSEFIKSGRMTAIAISTEERAEMFPDVPTFKEKGYDVVASVFRGVVAAKDIPAEAKAYLTDLVERLQATPEWKTQYLQPNGIIAGYLDADAFAAYLEQTNSIYQTNLSNLGLLKKN, from the coding sequence ATGTTTTCCAAATCACTCAAAACGGCAGCTGTCTTTTCGGCGCTCGTAGTTGCTGCGATTCTGCCTGTGAAAGCTGCTGACTTTCCAACCCGCGGCATTGAATTTGTAGCCGGGTACGGCCCGGGTGGCGGACATGACACCATGCTGCGTTCCATGGCCAAGATCATCCGCGAAACCAAACTTGTCGACGCATCCATCAACGTTGTCAACAAACCCGGCGGCGGTGGTGCCACTTCGCTTGGCTACCTCAGCAGCCACGCAGGCGACGGCCACTATCTGATGGCAGCCACTTCGTCCTTCATCACCACGCCTCTGACAGCAGATGTTGGCCTGAGCTACAAGGATTTCACGCCGATCGCGCGTCTGGGTATCGACCCGACCCTGCTCGTCGTGCCTTCTTCGTCCCCCATCAAGAGCCTTGACGACATCAAGAACGCCGGTCGTGTGCTCAACGTTGCCGGCGGTGGCCGTGGTCAGATCGAACATATCGCAACCATCATGGTCTCCGAGGCCATGGGCGTGAAACTGAACTTCATTCCGTTCCAGGGCGATGGTGAAGTGGCCAGTGCATTGCTTGGTGGTCAGGTCGATTTTGCCATGATCAACCCGGGTGCCGTGTCCGAGTTCATCAAGAGCGGTCGCATGACGGCCATTGCCATTTCCACCGAAGAACGCGCCGAAATGTTCCCGGACGTGCCGACCTTCAAGGAAAAGGGCTATGACGTGGTTGCGTCGGTCTTCCGTGGTGTTGTTGCTGCCAAGGATATTCCGGCAGAAGCCAAGGCCTATCTGACCGATCTGGTTGAACGCCTGCAGGCAACGCCGGAATGGAAAACCCAGTATCTGCAGCCGAACGGGATCATTGCTGGTTATCTCGATGCCGATGCCTTTGCTGCCTATCTGGAGCAGACCAACAGCATCTATCAAACCAACCTGTCCAATCTTGGTCTTCTCAAGAAGAACTGA
- the dctP gene encoding TRAP transporter substrate-binding protein DctP, producing the protein MTFKTIAAIALLMASSSFVQAKELTGYTYSAVSTTAAVKGMNRISERIAEQTGGDLTIKVHLGKTLQIASSDITQAVGDGIVDFAADYFFSGNVPIARVLNLPMLIENEAEWNKAYAAMEPILKEAFGKQGVTLLGSYRYPQQIIFSTFEVNSLADLSGHKIRVTSPEQGKFIEEFGGAPITLSGSEVPTSLERGVIEGVLTASAGGAKNWHEFLPYNYRFPVNYGNSMIIANTDVFNDLPEDQQKALAAIVQEEGVKITAEFLEDEETQKASQKAAGMTIVEAKDSDAALAREKLAPFWAEWANQNGPEYEAALKLVREAIGK; encoded by the coding sequence ATGACATTCAAGACCATAGCAGCCATCGCATTGCTCATGGCATCTAGCAGTTTCGTTCAGGCAAAAGAACTGACCGGATACACCTATTCAGCCGTCTCCACCACCGCCGCGGTCAAGGGGATGAACCGTATCAGCGAGCGCATTGCCGAGCAGACCGGTGGCGATCTGACGATCAAGGTGCATTTGGGCAAGACCCTTCAGATTGCATCGTCCGATATCACCCAGGCCGTGGGGGACGGCATTGTCGACTTCGCGGCCGACTATTTCTTTTCCGGCAACGTTCCGATCGCCCGTGTGCTCAATCTGCCGATGCTGATCGAGAATGAAGCGGAATGGAACAAGGCCTATGCCGCCATGGAACCCATTCTGAAGGAGGCTTTCGGCAAGCAGGGCGTGACGTTGCTGGGCAGCTACCGCTATCCGCAGCAGATCATCTTCTCGACGTTCGAAGTCAACAGTCTGGCTGACCTCAGTGGCCACAAGATCCGTGTGACTTCCCCTGAGCAGGGCAAGTTCATCGAAGAGTTTGGTGGTGCTCCGATCACCCTGTCCGGCAGTGAAGTGCCAACCTCTCTTGAGCGTGGTGTCATTGAAGGCGTGCTGACGGCAAGTGCTGGTGGAGCCAAGAACTGGCACGAGTTCCTGCCGTACAACTATCGCTTCCCGGTCAACTACGGCAACTCGATGATTATCGCCAATACCGATGTCTTCAACGATCTGCCCGAAGACCAGCAAAAGGCTCTGGCTGCGATCGTGCAGGAGGAAGGGGTGAAAATCACCGCTGAGTTCCTCGAGGATGAGGAAACGCAGAAGGCTTCCCAGAAGGCTGCGGGCATGACCATCGTTGAAGCCAAGGACAGCGATGCCGCACTGGCGCGGGAAAAGCTGGCGCCATTCTGGGCCGAATGGGCCAACCAGAACGGCCCGGAGTATGAAGCGGCTCTGAAACTCGTTCGCGAAGCGATCGGTAAATAG
- a CDS encoding tripartite tricarboxylate transporter substrate binding protein: MKRTFAVAALLAASTLAFPALAEYPEKPIEIVVGYSAGGGTDVMARAVAKYFETALGNGASVVVKNMPGAGGQIGFTEVAKAKPDGYTLGTFNLPAALALTYDRKADYDASSFTYLANFVEDPNTVVVSATSEFETLDQLLTAAKADPGAITMGLSALGGNDHFAANMISDAAGVEFTLVPFKGASMARTALMGQHVAAGTMTLSQTVSFKDDLRVLAVLSDKRSSFRPDVPTARELGYDVKMSSLRGIVAPAGLPAEITEKLRKALTDVNAMEDFQSMMAKQGNPMSFVAGKDFEDIATQQNEVAKGIWEKTPWR; encoded by the coding sequence ATGAAAAGAACCTTTGCTGTCGCTGCGCTTCTGGCAGCTTCAACACTCGCCTTTCCTGCTCTGGCGGAATATCCGGAAAAGCCCATCGAAATTGTGGTTGGCTATTCGGCCGGTGGAGGAACCGACGTCATGGCCCGCGCCGTGGCCAAATATTTCGAGACCGCGCTCGGCAATGGCGCTTCCGTCGTAGTCAAGAACATGCCCGGAGCAGGGGGGCAGATCGGCTTTACCGAAGTTGCCAAGGCCAAACCCGACGGCTACACGCTCGGCACCTTCAACCTGCCGGCCGCCCTGGCACTGACGTATGACAGAAAAGCGGATTACGACGCATCAAGCTTCACCTATCTTGCCAATTTCGTTGAGGACCCGAATACCGTTGTGGTCAGTGCCACGTCAGAGTTCGAGACGCTGGATCAGTTGCTCACGGCTGCCAAGGCCGACCCGGGCGCCATCACCATGGGCCTGTCTGCGCTGGGGGGAAATGATCATTTTGCCGCCAACATGATCTCGGATGCGGCCGGTGTCGAATTCACCCTTGTACCGTTCAAGGGTGCATCGATGGCGCGCACGGCTCTGATGGGACAGCATGTTGCAGCAGGTACCATGACGCTGAGCCAGACCGTATCCTTCAAGGATGATCTGCGCGTGCTGGCCGTTCTTTCCGACAAACGTTCGTCTTTCCGTCCGGATGTGCCAACCGCCAGAGAACTTGGCTACGATGTCAAGATGTCATCGCTGCGCGGCATTGTTGCACCGGCCGGGCTGCCCGCAGAGATCACTGAAAAGCTGCGCAAGGCATTGACCGACGTGAATGCCATGGAGGATTTCCAGTCCATGATGGCAAAGCAGGGCAATCCGATGTCCTTTGTCGCAGGCAAGGATTTCGAGGATATCGCCACGCAACAGAACGAAGTTGCAAAAGGCATTTGGGAAAAGACCCCCTGGAGATGA
- a CDS encoding SMP-30/gluconolactonase/LRE family protein, with translation MKSIFPEPVVIEAEVFTELPADLRRPGVPSYWASRNKRGATVDSFIEGPSFDRAGNLWFVDIPFGRIFRADPSGAVAQMAEFDGQPNGLKIHRDGRIFIADYQNGILNLDPETGAVTTALKDCDTEGFKGCNDLHFGRDGALYFTDQGQTGLQDPTGRVYRWVPVTDTLTCLIDKVPSPNGLVLDQNEHTLYLAVTRANAVWRLPLSPSGRVNKAGLFLQFNGGRAGPDGLALTAQNGVVVCQTGLGLVWVYDALGRPVAVVRSPRGLGTTNCAFGGPGNRSLFITESDSGSILRADFPEELGISGEPMFAHAD, from the coding sequence ATGAAAAGCATCTTTCCTGAACCCGTCGTGATCGAGGCCGAGGTCTTTACGGAATTGCCCGCCGATCTCCGCCGTCCCGGAGTTCCCTCCTATTGGGCTTCCCGCAACAAGCGGGGGGCGACAGTGGACAGCTTCATTGAGGGGCCTTCCTTTGATCGGGCTGGCAATCTGTGGTTCGTCGACATCCCGTTCGGACGTATCTTTCGTGCCGATCCGTCCGGGGCTGTCGCCCAGATGGCTGAATTCGACGGACAACCCAACGGTCTGAAGATCCACAGGGATGGCCGGATATTCATTGCCGATTATCAGAACGGTATTCTCAATCTGGACCCTGAAACCGGGGCCGTTACAACCGCGCTGAAAGACTGCGATACGGAAGGCTTCAAGGGCTGCAATGATCTGCATTTTGGCAGGGATGGGGCGCTCTATTTTACCGATCAGGGCCAGACCGGCCTTCAGGATCCCACTGGCAGGGTCTACCGCTGGGTCCCGGTGACCGACACGCTGACCTGCCTGATTGACAAGGTCCCCAGTCCAAACGGTCTGGTGCTCGACCAGAATGAGCACACGCTCTATCTGGCGGTGACCCGCGCTAATGCAGTCTGGCGATTGCCCCTGTCTCCAAGTGGTCGGGTCAACAAGGCAGGCCTGTTTCTTCAGTTCAATGGTGGGCGAGCCGGACCGGACGGCCTGGCGTTGACGGCACAGAATGGTGTTGTCGTTTGCCAGACCGGTCTGGGGCTGGTCTGGGTGTATGATGCGCTTGGTCGTCCGGTCGCCGTTGTCCGCTCACCACGGGGGTTGGGCACGACCAACTGTGCTTTTGGCGGCCCGGGCAACCGTTCCCTCTTCATCACCGAATCGGATTCTGGGAGCATCCTGCGTGCCGATTTCCCTGAAGAGCTGGGTATCTCAGGCGAACCGATGTTCGCCCACGCCGACTAG
- a CDS encoding RraA family protein, whose product MAEGFRIKESWDRVAPDLIARAAKLPVSNISDVMNRHTGAPASMRPRHRQGVLAGPALTVSVRPGDNLMLHKALVMAQPGDVIVVDAGGALDNAIMGELMLARGVVSKIAGVAIWGAIRDLESISKQDVPVFSSGISHRGPYKDGPGEIGFPIAIGNMMVNPGDLIVGDWDGLVCLPKDSAAAILDRADKKHAAEERQYQTTIEGKYNGDWIDKNLKELGCEFIA is encoded by the coding sequence ATGGCTGAAGGTTTCAGAATCAAGGAAAGTTGGGACCGGGTTGCCCCGGACCTGATTGCCCGCGCTGCCAAACTGCCAGTGTCCAACATCAGCGACGTCATGAATCGCCACACAGGGGCCCCTGCAAGCATGCGCCCCCGGCATCGTCAAGGCGTTCTCGCTGGCCCCGCCCTCACCGTCAGTGTCCGTCCTGGAGACAATCTGATGCTACACAAGGCCCTCGTCATGGCCCAGCCCGGCGATGTGATCGTCGTCGACGCCGGTGGTGCGCTCGATAACGCCATCATGGGTGAACTCATGCTGGCTCGTGGCGTTGTTTCCAAGATCGCCGGTGTAGCCATCTGGGGTGCCATCCGCGATCTGGAGAGCATCAGCAAACAGGATGTGCCCGTCTTCTCCAGCGGCATCAGCCACCGTGGCCCCTACAAGGACGGCCCGGGCGAAATCGGCTTCCCCATCGCAATCGGCAACATGATGGTCAATCCCGGTGATCTCATCGTTGGTGACTGGGACGGACTTGTCTGTCTGCCAAAGGACAGCGCCGCAGCAATTCTCGACCGTGCTGACAAAAAGCACGCTGCCGAAGAACGTCAATATCAGACCACCATTGAAGGCAAATACAATGGTGATTGGATTGACAAGAATCTCAAGGAGCTCGGGTGCGAATTCATCGCATAA
- a CDS encoding GntR family transcriptional regulator: MYAKVRELLRDGAFISGQRISEAEICDRFQVSRTPAREAIRRLLNEGFLTTVESGRIIVAPIDIERAEEIYDMREAVECLAAKLAAKKATTKDLIELRGILDEQRRGATDETDFLDINDRFHRCVYKIASNRYLLRSAEILLVSAGMIRGTTQGRYDYNTWSLKDHEEIYQAIEDGNTTAAEDAARRHVRRGRMQRISLLKTLSSV; the protein is encoded by the coding sequence GTGTATGCAAAAGTGCGAGAGTTGCTGCGTGATGGTGCTTTTATTTCCGGCCAGCGCATCAGTGAAGCCGAGATATGTGATCGCTTTCAGGTCAGCCGAACCCCTGCTCGCGAGGCCATTCGCCGCCTTCTGAACGAGGGATTTCTGACTACGGTGGAAAGCGGACGCATTATCGTCGCGCCGATCGATATCGAACGGGCCGAAGAGATCTATGACATGCGCGAGGCCGTCGAATGCCTTGCCGCCAAGCTGGCTGCCAAGAAGGCAACCACGAAGGATCTGATCGAATTGCGCGGCATTCTGGACGAACAGCGCCGCGGAGCGACCGATGAGACTGATTTCCTCGATATCAATGACCGTTTCCATCGTTGTGTATACAAAATCGCCAGCAATCGCTATCTGCTGCGCAGTGCCGAGATCCTTCTGGTCTCCGCGGGCATGATCCGCGGCACAACGCAAGGGCGATATGACTACAACACCTGGTCGCTCAAGGACCATGAAGAGATCTATCAGGCGATCGAGGATGGAAACACGACCGCGGCCGAAGATGCCGCCCGACGCCATGTCCGGCGCGGACGCATGCAGCGCATCAGTCTGTTGAAAACACTCTCCAGCGTCTGA
- a CDS encoding hydroxyacid dehydrogenase has protein sequence MDTESMSAEKQKILVTRSRIDSSAVDLLSENGFECIFSPPYAKPEEVIETAKSNNVCAIMVSQGKITDAVIRASGNVKVIAKHGSGVNNINIAAAEKLGIPVYRAAGANARAVAEHAIALILSLRKSLPYLSEATRGGNWLKGSFIGKDFGGTKLGLIGFGAIGREVASMAMGLGMEVSAFDPALLANGGASCPEGVSAVADMDDIICNCDVISLHCPLVPATRHLVNSEFLKKMQPHAAIVNTARGGMIDEDALADALESGEIAGAGVDSFEQEPPAADAKLFKAPNLIVTPHAAGLTPGAERNMATMAARFIIDHLEGREINPAFLATSAALGGLQE, from the coding sequence ATGGATACGGAATCGATGAGCGCTGAAAAGCAAAAAATTCTGGTCACGCGCAGCCGCATTGATAGCTCTGCTGTAGACCTGCTCAGTGAAAACGGCTTCGAATGCATCTTCTCGCCGCCTTACGCCAAGCCGGAAGAAGTCATTGAGACAGCCAAAAGCAACAATGTTTGTGCCATCATGGTCTCCCAGGGCAAGATTACCGACGCCGTCATTCGGGCGTCCGGCAATGTCAAGGTGATTGCCAAGCACGGCAGCGGGGTGAACAACATCAATATCGCCGCCGCCGAAAAGCTCGGTATTCCTGTATACAGGGCCGCCGGCGCCAACGCCCGAGCCGTGGCTGAGCACGCCATTGCCCTCATCCTGTCCCTGCGCAAATCCTTGCCCTACCTCTCCGAGGCGACCAGAGGCGGCAACTGGCTCAAGGGGTCCTTTATCGGCAAGGATTTCGGCGGCACCAAACTGGGTCTCATCGGCTTTGGTGCCATCGGCCGCGAAGTGGCCAGCATGGCCATGGGGCTGGGCATGGAAGTCTCCGCATTCGACCCGGCGCTTCTGGCCAACGGTGGGGCGTCCTGTCCGGAAGGGGTATCGGCTGTTGCCGACATGGACGACATCATCTGCAACTGCGACGTGATTTCCCTGCATTGCCCGCTGGTTCCTGCAACCCGGCATCTGGTGAACAGCGAATTCCTCAAGAAGATGCAGCCTCATGCGGCCATCGTGAACACCGCCCGGGGTGGCATGATCGACGAGGACGCTCTGGCTGATGCACTGGAAAGCGGTGAGATCGCCGGAGCCGGTGTAGACAGCTTCGAACAGGAGCCGCCCGCTGCCGACGCCAAGCTTTTCAAGGCTCCCAATCTGATTGTCACGCCTCATGCTGCCGGCCTCACGCCGGGTGCGGAGCGCAACATGGCGACCATGGCGGCCCGTTTCATCATTGACCATCTTGAAGGTCGGGAAATAAATCCCGCCTTTCTGGCAACTTCCGCCGCGCTCGGCGGTCTGCAAGAATAG
- a CDS encoding tripartite tricarboxylate transporter TctB family protein: MNTMKTTEIIFLAILAAFAASLSIGSIDLKYADEFSFGPGFIPMNVGILLLACCVFQALKSFLKGRQAKTEDQDHEGEAPNIAGLVITTGIIIVGIAAMALGSVLAPIFAMIVLLSWRVANHPIANSLFVGAATTAVIYVIFAVWLNLPVI; encoded by the coding sequence ATGAACACAATGAAAACAACAGAAATCATATTTCTGGCAATACTGGCGGCTTTTGCCGCCAGTCTTTCGATCGGTTCGATCGATCTGAAATATGCCGACGAATTCTCATTCGGCCCGGGGTTCATCCCGATGAATGTGGGTATTCTGCTGCTGGCGTGCTGTGTCTTTCAGGCTCTGAAAAGCTTTCTCAAGGGCAGACAGGCCAAGACTGAGGACCAGGATCACGAAGGGGAGGCACCCAACATCGCAGGTCTCGTGATTACCACGGGGATCATCATTGTTGGCATCGCCGCCATGGCTTTGGGATCTGTTCTGGCACCGATCTTCGCAATGATTGTGCTGTTGTCCTGGCGCGTGGCCAACCATCCCATCGCCAACTCGCTGTTTGTCGGGGCCGCCACCACGGCCGTCATCTATGTCATCTTTGCCGTTTGGCTGAACCTGCCGGTCATCTGA